A part of Rhodothermales bacterium genomic DNA contains:
- a CDS encoding DUF493 domain-containing protein, whose product MDCQRAYQDDEGWWTNFQKLLDDQNNWPTEYLFKFIVPRAGLEAIQQVFGDHPVTVRASSRGNYVSVTAKMMMNSSDEVVDVYSAAAEVEGVVSL is encoded by the coding sequence ATGGATTGCCAGAGAGCCTATCAAGACGACGAAGGTTGGTGGACGAACTTCCAGAAACTCCTCGACGACCAGAACAACTGGCCGACGGAATACCTGTTCAAGTTCATCGTCCCCCGCGCTGGTCTTGAGGCCATTCAACAGGTTTTCGGCGATCATCCCGTTACGGTGCGCGCCTCGTCACGCGGCAACTACGTGAGTGTGACCGCGAAGATGATGATGAACTCGAGCGACGAGGTGGTCGACGTGTATTCGGCGGCCGCAGAGGTCGAGGGGGTCGTCTC